Proteins encoded together in one Lathyrus oleraceus cultivar Zhongwan6 chromosome 5, CAAS_Psat_ZW6_1.0, whole genome shotgun sequence window:
- the LOC127079199 gene encoding uncharacterized protein LOC127079199, which produces MEVLQLWRAPLCPHAPEIKKEANETEEASRHADVVMKDTFAQLDRGKQVVSEEQQKAQDWIQFQNRIISRSSTNIKEIVRYSSVSIVDEVNNDDVDNLEEINNDDNNVDYDIFDPRNWDRLQPKMVDLLVAKGPKGDNSIVKGPRDSLNRRFMTNLYTRTLANGEMCDRDWLIYSKELDRLFCFCCKVFKNGISRGQLANEGYSDWVHVGARIKEHELGMEHVKNMTIWYEYRQRLQKFQTIDKATQRLIEKEKNHWKNVLKRVISIVKFIAKHNLAFRGSKEKLYEDSNDNFLGLIEMLAEFDPIIQEHVRRVATQKIHIHYLGNKIQNDLISLLGSAIKIEIIRKIKQAKYFSVILDCTPDISHQEQMSLIIRYVDISSASISIEESFLGFLNVNDTTDKWLFDVLQNELKELGLDLFDVRRQGYDNGSNMKGKHQGVQKRFLDRNLRAFYTPCGCHSLNLILCDMANSCNKARIFFGVIQRIYTIFANSTKKWKILKDNVKGLTPKLLSSTRWESRVESVKAIRTQMLDFTEVLLEVSENDLDLKIQNEAKSLATNKLDDFEFLMAIIIWFEILFAINSVSKLLQKKNMLIDVAMKNIKGLILYFEEYKETDFYKALVNAKGNCDGIEYCPNISSKAYN; this is translated from the exons ATGGAAGTCTTACAGTTATGGCGTGCTCCATTATGTCCTCATGCTCCTGAAATTAAGAAAGAAGCAAATGAGACTGAGGAAGCTTCTAGACATGCAGATGTTGTCATGAAAGATACTTTTGCTCAGCTGGATCGAGGCAAGCAAGTTGTTTCTGAAGAGCAACAGAAAGCTCAAGATT GGATACAATTTCAGAACAGGATTATTAGTAGATCATCAACAAACATAAAAGAAATAGTGAGATATTCCAG TGTGTCCATTGTTGATGAAGTTAATAATGATGATGTTGATAATCTTGAAGAAATTAATAATGATGATAATAATGTTGATTATGATATATTTGATCCAAGAAATTGGGATCGTCTTCAACCTAAAATGGTTGATTTATTAGTTGCGAAAGGTCCTAAAGGAGATAATTCTATTGTGAAAGGTCCTAGAGATAGTTTGAATAGACGCTTTATGACTAATTTGTATACTAGAACTTTAGCAAATGGAGAGATGTGTGATAGAGATTGGCTTATTTATTCGAAAGAGCTTGATAGATTATTTTGTTTTTGCTGTAAAGTTTTTAAAAATGGGATTTCTAGGGGACAATTAGCAAATGAGGGTTATAGTGATTGGGTACATGTTGGTGCAAGAATTAAAGAGCACGAGTTAGGTATGGAACATGTTAAAAATATGACTATTTGGTATGAGTATCGTCAAAGGCTGCAAAAATTTCAAACTATTGATAAAGCGACTCAAAGATTAATTGAGAAAGAAAAGAATCATTGGAAAAATGTTTTAAAAAGAGTTATTTCAATAGTGAAGTTTATTGCTAAACATAATTTGGCCTTTCGTGGTTCTAAGGAGAAATTGTACGAAGATAGCAATGACAATTTTTTGGGTTTGATTGAAATGTTAGCTGAATTTGACCCAATCATCCAAGAACATGTTAGACGTGTTGCAACTCAAAAAATTCACATTCATTATCTTGGAAATAAAATACAAAATGACTTGATTTCATTGCTTGGTTCTGCGATTAAAATTGAAATCATTAGAAAAATTAAACAGGCAAAGTATTTCTCAGTGATACTTGATTGTACTCCTGATATTAGTCACCAAGAGCAGATGTCTTTGATAATAAGATATGTGGATATTTCTTCAGCTTCTATTAGTATTGAGGAATCATTTTTAGGATTTTTGAATGTGAATGATACAACTGATAAATGGCTTTTTGATGTTTTACAAAATGAATTGAAAGAACTTGGTCTCGACCTATTTGATGTGAGAAGGCAAGGTTATGATAATGGGTCAAATATGAAAGGAAAACATCAAGGTGTACAAAAGAGATTTTTAGATAGGAATCTGAGAGCCTTTTATACTCCTTGTGGTTGTCATAGTCTTAATTTGATATTGTGTGATATGGCTAACTCTTGTAATAAAGCTAGGATTTTTTTTGGAGTTATTCAACGCATTTATACAATTTTTGCCAATTCTACTAAGAAATGGAAAATTTTGAAAGATAATGTAAAGGGGTTGACACCAAAATTATTGTCATCCACTCGTTGGGAGAGTCGTGTAGAAAGTGTCAAAGCTATAAGAACTCAAATGTTAGATTTTACAGAAGTTTTACTTGAAGTGTCAGAAAATGATCTTGATCTTAAAATACAAAATGAAGCTAAATCCCTAGCAACAAATAAGCTTGATGATTTTGAGTTTTTGATGGCCATAATTATTTGGTTTGAAATATTATTTGCAATTAATTCTGTTAGCAAGCTTTTACAGAAAAAAAATATGCTTATTGATGTTGCTATGAAAAACATAAAGGGGTTGATTTTATATTTTGAGGAATATAAAGAAACAGATTTTTATAAGGCATTGGTTAACGCTAAAGGAAATTGCGATGGAATTGAATATTGCCCCAACATTTCCTCAAAGGCGTATAATTAA
- the LOC127088283 gene encoding GATA transcription factor 24 isoform X1, translating into MAEQPLPFQDHAIPVVDDDEDYTGGDDTMDELEEETHVNSVKASASANHDGVVLPITRTGELTLSFEGEVYVFPAVTPQKVQAVLLLLGGRDTQVPADEHPFDQSYRGMSDITRRPNLSRRIASLVRFREKRKERCFDKKIRYTVRKEVAERMHREKGQFASVKPSPGSSNWYSAQGAGQDGTPNPETLRRCKHCGVNENNTPAMRRGPDGPRTLCNACGLMWANKGTLRDLSKGGRSLSVEQSGLDRPIDVKPTNLEGELSVIRNEQVKLFHILQIHSQIYNFSSICIKLLWPLQGISEDHPSKAIGAEGLNNNAFNPSDEELPVSAEHLASTLPSVIDHSSENDDEQEPLVELSNPSDTGMSNPSDTDIDIPGNFD; encoded by the exons ATGGCGGAACAGCCTCTCCCGTTCCAGGATCATGCAATTCCGGTTGTCGACGACGACGAGGACTACACTGGTGGCGATGATACCATGGATGAATTGGAGGAGGAGACGCATGTCAATTCAGTGAAAGCTTCAGCTAGTGCGAATCACGACGGCGTCGTTTTGCCTATAACCCGTACTGGTGAGCTCACTCTTTCTTTCGAGGGTGAGGTTTACGTCTTTCCCGCTGTCACACCTCAGAAG GTTCAAGCTGTTTTGCTGCTTTTGGGAGGACGTGATACGCAGGTGCCTGCTGATGAACATCCATTTGATCAAAGTTATAGG GGCATGAGTGATATTACAAGGCGTCCGAATCTTTCACGAAGAATAGCCTCCTTGGTCAGGTTCCGTGAAAAACGCAAGGAAAGATGTTTTGACAAGAAAATTAGATACACCGTGAGAAAAGAGGTGGCAGAAAG GATGCATCGAGAGAAGGGACAGTTTGCATCTGTGAAGCCAAGCCCTGGTTCCTCTAATTGGTATTCTGCACAGGGTGCCGGTCAAGATGGCACTCCTAATCCTGAAACTCT GCGTAGATGTAAACATTGCGGAGTCAATGAAAATAATACTCCTGCAATGCGCCGCGGACCAGATGGACCGAGAACTTTATGTAATGCGTGCGGGCTCATGTGGGCCAACAAG GGGACACTCAGAGATCTCAGTAAGGGTGGAAGAAGTCTTTCTGTTGAGCAAAGTGGTCTG GATCGTCCTATTGATGTCAAGCCTACTAATCTTGAAGGGGAATTGTCTGTCATCAGAAATGAACAAGTAAAACTCTTTCACATATTGCAAATTCATTCACAGATCTACAATTTTAGTTCTATTTGCATAAAACTTTTATGGCCTCTTCAGGGTATTTCTGAAGATCATCCTTCCAAGGCCATTGGTGCTGAAGGTTTGAATAATAACGCATTTAATCCAAGTGATGAG GAATTACCTGTATCTGCAGAGCACTTAGCAAGCACACTGCCATCGGTGATTGATCATTCTTCGGAAAATGATGATGAGCAG GAACCCCTTGTCGAGCTTTCTAATCCTTCAGATACAGGAATGTCTAATCCTTCAGATACAGATATTGACATTCCTGGAAACTTTGATTAG
- the LOC127088283 gene encoding GATA transcription factor 24 isoform X2: MAEQPLPFQDHAIPVVDDDEDYTGGDDTMDELEEETHVNSVKASASANHDGVVLPITRTGELTLSFEGEVYVFPAVTPQKVQAVLLLLGGRDTQVPADEHPFDQSYRGMSDITRRPNLSRRIASLVRFREKRKERCFDKKIRYTVRKEVAERMHREKGQFASVKPSPGSSNWYSAQGAGQDGTPNPETLRRCKHCGVNENNTPAMRRGPDGPRTLCNACGLMWANKGTLRDLSKGGRSLSVEQSGLDRPIDVKPTNLEGELSVIRNEQGISEDHPSKAIGAEGLNNNAFNPSDEELPVSAEHLASTLPSVIDHSSENDDEQEPLVELSNPSDTGMSNPSDTDIDIPGNFD, encoded by the exons ATGGCGGAACAGCCTCTCCCGTTCCAGGATCATGCAATTCCGGTTGTCGACGACGACGAGGACTACACTGGTGGCGATGATACCATGGATGAATTGGAGGAGGAGACGCATGTCAATTCAGTGAAAGCTTCAGCTAGTGCGAATCACGACGGCGTCGTTTTGCCTATAACCCGTACTGGTGAGCTCACTCTTTCTTTCGAGGGTGAGGTTTACGTCTTTCCCGCTGTCACACCTCAGAAG GTTCAAGCTGTTTTGCTGCTTTTGGGAGGACGTGATACGCAGGTGCCTGCTGATGAACATCCATTTGATCAAAGTTATAGG GGCATGAGTGATATTACAAGGCGTCCGAATCTTTCACGAAGAATAGCCTCCTTGGTCAGGTTCCGTGAAAAACGCAAGGAAAGATGTTTTGACAAGAAAATTAGATACACCGTGAGAAAAGAGGTGGCAGAAAG GATGCATCGAGAGAAGGGACAGTTTGCATCTGTGAAGCCAAGCCCTGGTTCCTCTAATTGGTATTCTGCACAGGGTGCCGGTCAAGATGGCACTCCTAATCCTGAAACTCT GCGTAGATGTAAACATTGCGGAGTCAATGAAAATAATACTCCTGCAATGCGCCGCGGACCAGATGGACCGAGAACTTTATGTAATGCGTGCGGGCTCATGTGGGCCAACAAG GGGACACTCAGAGATCTCAGTAAGGGTGGAAGAAGTCTTTCTGTTGAGCAAAGTGGTCTG GATCGTCCTATTGATGTCAAGCCTACTAATCTTGAAGGGGAATTGTCTGTCATCAGAAATGAACAA GGTATTTCTGAAGATCATCCTTCCAAGGCCATTGGTGCTGAAGGTTTGAATAATAACGCATTTAATCCAAGTGATGAG GAATTACCTGTATCTGCAGAGCACTTAGCAAGCACACTGCCATCGGTGATTGATCATTCTTCGGAAAATGATGATGAGCAG GAACCCCTTGTCGAGCTTTCTAATCCTTCAGATACAGGAATGTCTAATCCTTCAGATACAGATATTGACATTCCTGGAAACTTTGATTAG
- the LOC127088283 gene encoding GATA transcription factor 24 isoform X3 yields MAEQPLPFQDHAIPVVDDDEDYTGGDDTMDELEEETHVNSVKASASANHDGVVLPITRTGELTLSFEGEVYVFPAVTPQKVQAVLLLLGGRDTQGMSDITRRPNLSRRIASLVRFREKRKERCFDKKIRYTVRKEVAERMHREKGQFASVKPSPGSSNWYSAQGAGQDGTPNPETLRRCKHCGVNENNTPAMRRGPDGPRTLCNACGLMWANKGTLRDLSKGGRSLSVEQSGLDRPIDVKPTNLEGELSVIRNEQGISEDHPSKAIGAEGLNNNAFNPSDEELPVSAEHLASTLPSVIDHSSENDDEQEPLVELSNPSDTGMSNPSDTDIDIPGNFD; encoded by the exons ATGGCGGAACAGCCTCTCCCGTTCCAGGATCATGCAATTCCGGTTGTCGACGACGACGAGGACTACACTGGTGGCGATGATACCATGGATGAATTGGAGGAGGAGACGCATGTCAATTCAGTGAAAGCTTCAGCTAGTGCGAATCACGACGGCGTCGTTTTGCCTATAACCCGTACTGGTGAGCTCACTCTTTCTTTCGAGGGTGAGGTTTACGTCTTTCCCGCTGTCACACCTCAGAAG GTTCAAGCTGTTTTGCTGCTTTTGGGAGGACGTGATACGCAG GGCATGAGTGATATTACAAGGCGTCCGAATCTTTCACGAAGAATAGCCTCCTTGGTCAGGTTCCGTGAAAAACGCAAGGAAAGATGTTTTGACAAGAAAATTAGATACACCGTGAGAAAAGAGGTGGCAGAAAG GATGCATCGAGAGAAGGGACAGTTTGCATCTGTGAAGCCAAGCCCTGGTTCCTCTAATTGGTATTCTGCACAGGGTGCCGGTCAAGATGGCACTCCTAATCCTGAAACTCT GCGTAGATGTAAACATTGCGGAGTCAATGAAAATAATACTCCTGCAATGCGCCGCGGACCAGATGGACCGAGAACTTTATGTAATGCGTGCGGGCTCATGTGGGCCAACAAG GGGACACTCAGAGATCTCAGTAAGGGTGGAAGAAGTCTTTCTGTTGAGCAAAGTGGTCTG GATCGTCCTATTGATGTCAAGCCTACTAATCTTGAAGGGGAATTGTCTGTCATCAGAAATGAACAA GGTATTTCTGAAGATCATCCTTCCAAGGCCATTGGTGCTGAAGGTTTGAATAATAACGCATTTAATCCAAGTGATGAG GAATTACCTGTATCTGCAGAGCACTTAGCAAGCACACTGCCATCGGTGATTGATCATTCTTCGGAAAATGATGATGAGCAG GAACCCCTTGTCGAGCTTTCTAATCCTTCAGATACAGGAATGTCTAATCCTTCAGATACAGATATTGACATTCCTGGAAACTTTGATTAG